One region of Streptococcus salivarius genomic DNA includes:
- the der gene encoding ribosome biogenesis GTPase Der, translating to MTLPTVAIVGRPNVGKSTLFNRIAGERISIVEDVEGVTRDRIYTSAEWLNRQFSLIDTGGIDDVDAPFMEQIKHQADIAMTEADVIVFVVSGKEGVTDADEYVARILYKTNKPVILAVNKVDNPEMRADIYDFYSLGLGDPYPVSSVHGIGTGDVLDAIVENLPTEVEEENPDIIRFSLIGRPNVGKSSLINAILGEDRVIASPIAGTTRDAIDTNFVDSEGQEYTMIDTAGMRKSGKVYENTEKYSVMRSMRAIDRSDIVLMVINAEEGIREYDKRIAGFAHEAGKGIIIVVNKWDTIKKDNHTVANWEADIRDQFQFLSYAPIIFVSAETKQRLNKLPEMIKRISESQNRRISSAVLNDVIMDAIAINPTPTDKGKRLKIFYGTQVSVKPPTFVIFVNEEELMHFSYMRFLENQIRQAFGFEGTPIHLIARKRK from the coding sequence ATGACATTACCTACAGTTGCTATCGTGGGTCGCCCAAACGTTGGGAAATCGACCCTATTTAACCGAATTGCGGGTGAACGTATCTCTATCGTCGAAGACGTTGAAGGGGTAACACGTGACCGTATTTATACTTCTGCTGAATGGCTGAATCGCCAGTTTAGCTTGATTGATACTGGTGGTATCGATGATGTTGATGCACCATTTATGGAACAAATCAAGCACCAAGCTGACATTGCCATGACCGAAGCTGACGTTATTGTCTTTGTCGTTTCAGGTAAGGAAGGTGTGACAGATGCGGATGAGTATGTTGCCCGTATTCTCTATAAGACCAACAAGCCAGTTATCTTGGCGGTAAATAAAGTGGATAACCCTGAGATGCGTGCAGATATCTATGATTTCTATTCACTTGGTCTTGGTGATCCTTATCCAGTTTCATCTGTTCACGGTATTGGTACAGGGGATGTTCTCGATGCTATCGTTGAAAATCTTCCAACAGAAGTTGAAGAAGAAAATCCAGATATCATTCGTTTTAGTTTGATTGGACGTCCAAACGTCGGAAAATCAAGCTTGATTAACGCCATTTTGGGCGAGGACCGAGTGATTGCTAGCCCGATTGCTGGTACGACTCGAGATGCCATTGATACAAACTTTGTGGACAGTGAAGGTCAAGAGTATACCATGATTGACACCGCTGGTATGCGTAAATCTGGTAAGGTTTATGAAAATACGGAGAAATACTCTGTCATGCGTTCAATGCGTGCCATTGACCGTTCTGATATCGTCCTTATGGTTATCAATGCCGAAGAAGGTATCCGTGAGTATGACAAGCGTATCGCTGGTTTTGCCCATGAAGCTGGTAAAGGGATTATCATCGTAGTTAACAAATGGGATACGATTAAGAAGGACAATCATACCGTTGCTAACTGGGAAGCAGATATCCGTGATCAGTTCCAATTTTTGAGCTATGCACCAATTATCTTTGTATCGGCTGAGACGAAACAACGTCTTAACAAGTTGCCAGAGATGATTAAACGCATCAGTGAGAGTCAAAATCGTCGTATTTCATCAGCTGTTTTGAATGATGTTATCATGGATGCCATTGCCATCAACCCAACACCAACTGACAAAGGAAAACGCCTTAAGATTTTCTATGGCACACAAGTTTCGGTTAAACCACCAACATTTGTTATCTTTGTCAATGAAGAAGAGCTTATGCACTTCTCATACATGCGTTTCTTAGAAAATCAAATTCGTCAGGCCTTTGGTTTTGAGGGAACACCAATCCACTTGATTGCTCGTAAACGT
- a CDS encoding TrkH family potassium uptake protein produces the protein MINRLSVTQKLVLSFVFVIIVGSILLSLPISHYANSPETSYLDHLFNTVSMVCVTGLSVVPVSKAYNGLGQIFSMLLMQTGGLGLVSLIAFSTYTLKNKLGLSDQDLLQSALSRDNQKDLKAYLFKVYKITFSIEALAALVIMTDFIPRFGLGHGIFNSLFLAVSAFCNAGFDNLGSNSLQDYATNPTINLAVAFLIMSGSLGFAVWIDLIQLLRRYMTDRPRNWKLACRPFSNQSRLVLISTGCLLLGGTLLAWLLEMDNSKTIGTLNVWQQLLVSFFQTVTMRTAGFATISYTNVDFSTNLLFMIQMIIGGGPGGTAGGIKVTTATIMFLLFKSELSGNSSVVFRNRIISNKTVLQAFTVILFFLTMLFVGYVILLETNPTLSPLGLLFESVSAIATVGVSMDLTPNLNTLGRLVIMSLMFIGRVGPITVLLSLMTKKEKHVSYAPTDISVG, from the coding sequence TTGATAAATCGTCTTTCTGTCACGCAAAAGCTTGTGCTCAGCTTTGTCTTTGTCATTATAGTGGGGAGTATTTTACTTAGCCTTCCCATAAGCCACTATGCTAACAGTCCAGAAACAAGCTACCTAGACCATCTCTTCAATACTGTGTCAATGGTCTGTGTAACTGGACTTTCTGTTGTCCCGGTCAGTAAGGCTTACAATGGTCTCGGTCAAATTTTCTCTATGCTTCTCATGCAGACGGGAGGACTTGGGCTCGTCTCTCTTATAGCCTTTAGCACCTATACCCTGAAAAATAAATTAGGACTGAGTGATCAAGATCTCCTTCAATCCGCACTTAGCAGGGACAACCAAAAAGATTTGAAAGCTTATCTTTTTAAGGTCTATAAAATTACATTTTCTATTGAAGCTTTGGCAGCACTTGTAATTATGACTGATTTCATTCCTCGTTTTGGACTTGGTCACGGCATTTTTAATAGTCTCTTTCTAGCTGTCTCTGCCTTTTGTAATGCTGGATTTGACAACTTGGGTTCTAACAGTTTACAGGATTATGCAACCAATCCAACCATTAACCTTGCTGTAGCTTTTCTCATTATGTCTGGAAGTTTGGGATTTGCAGTTTGGATTGATTTGATTCAACTATTAAGACGCTATATGACAGATCGTCCTAGGAACTGGAAATTAGCTTGTAGACCTTTCAGCAATCAAAGCCGTCTTGTTCTTATAAGTACAGGCTGTCTCCTCTTAGGAGGAACACTACTTGCTTGGTTACTGGAAATGGATAACTCTAAGACAATCGGTACTCTCAATGTCTGGCAACAACTTCTGGTAAGTTTCTTTCAGACTGTAACCATGCGTACCGCTGGCTTTGCAACTATTTCCTATACCAATGTCGATTTCTCCACAAATCTTCTTTTTATGATTCAAATGATTATTGGGGGTGGTCCTGGAGGAACTGCGGGCGGTATCAAGGTGACAACTGCCACTATCATGTTCCTGCTTTTTAAGTCAGAGCTATCTGGTAACTCGAGCGTTGTTTTTCGAAATCGTATTATATCTAATAAGACTGTTTTGCAAGCATTCACAGTCATCCTCTTTTTCCTAACAATGCTCTTTGTCGGCTATGTTATTTTGCTGGAGACTAATCCCACACTATCGCCCCTAGGCCTACTTTTTGAGAGTGTGTCAGCCATTGCTACCGTTGGTGTTTCAATGGATTTGACCCCTAATCTAAATACTCTAGGACGACTCGTTATCATGTCTCTGATGTTCATTGGCCGTGTTGGACCTATCACTGTTCTCTTGAGCTTGATGACCAAAAAAGAAAAGCATGTCTCTTATGCCCCAACTGATATTTCAGTTGGCTAA
- a CDS encoding HAMP domain-containing sensor histidine kinase: protein MSKLQDKLFGKVTIRKKLTMTTAVVFFLVLSMFTLVVIFSANTLLLQRERQNVNTTISKVVTYIEKDWDSDEELSPEPLLAALYSPKNIYASIINGVLSEKHSLDGQVAISNKLYSNQSVFVYDKKGTFIFTSEENTDSPPGMSEVNKLKSVSYKGKRGFLLQVPIYGKDKKTIVGYAQIFHDLEFYYALKERLIFLLIFLEVGMTVLVIAATVVVLTSILRPMRQLHETMGVITDSPSDLELRSKIESHDEIGDLAVNFNRMMDKIQENNQMQMRFLSDVSHELRTPIAVIKGHMDLLQRWGKNDPEILEESLEAASHEANRMTIMINDMLDSIRVKGSFENHRNDTCDLNSSIRTVIGNFRVLHEDYQFYLNDFESSERPAQIYSQHFEQAITILIDNAVKYSPVNKEIQVTIKALEDEMLVQVQDNGEGISKEDIEHIFERFYRSDKARNRTTTQSGVGIGLSILYQIVEAYRCRIDVSSELGVGTRFDLYIPFADGETTTPQLEL, encoded by the coding sequence ATGAGTAAATTACAAGATAAATTATTTGGTAAAGTAACCATTAGAAAAAAGTTGACCATGACAACTGCTGTGGTCTTCTTTCTTGTATTGTCGATGTTCACTCTGGTTGTTATTTTCTCAGCCAATACACTACTTTTACAACGTGAACGTCAAAATGTAAACACTACAATCTCAAAAGTTGTTACTTATATAGAAAAGGACTGGGACTCCGACGAAGAGTTGAGTCCAGAACCGCTTTTAGCTGCCCTTTATTCGCCTAAAAATATCTATGCATCGATCATTAATGGTGTGCTTTCCGAAAAGCACTCTTTGGATGGTCAGGTTGCGATTTCTAATAAATTATATTCTAACCAATCTGTTTTTGTTTATGACAAAAAGGGAACGTTTATCTTTACTTCTGAGGAGAACACAGACTCGCCTCCAGGTATGTCCGAGGTAAACAAATTGAAGTCAGTTTCCTATAAAGGGAAGCGTGGTTTCTTGCTGCAAGTTCCAATCTACGGTAAAGATAAAAAGACCATCGTTGGTTATGCCCAAATCTTCCATGATTTGGAATTCTATTATGCTCTGAAAGAGCGTTTGATTTTCTTATTGATTTTCCTAGAAGTGGGGATGACGGTCCTAGTTATCGCAGCGACTGTAGTTGTCTTGACATCTATTCTTCGTCCGATGAGACAGTTGCACGAAACGATGGGAGTTATCACCGATTCGCCAAGTGATTTGGAACTTCGTTCTAAGATTGAAAGTCACGATGAAATTGGTGATTTGGCGGTTAACTTTAACCGTATGATGGATAAAATCCAAGAAAATAATCAGATGCAGATGCGTTTCTTGAGTGACGTCAGTCATGAATTGCGTACACCGATTGCGGTTATCAAGGGGCATATGGACCTCTTGCAACGTTGGGGTAAAAATGACCCTGAGATTCTTGAGGAAAGTCTTGAGGCTGCCAGTCACGAGGCCAACCGTATGACGATTATGATTAATGACATGTTGGATTCTATCCGTGTCAAAGGGTCATTTGAAAATCACAGAAACGATACTTGTGATTTGAATTCTTCAATCCGTACGGTTATTGGTAACTTCCGTGTCTTGCATGAAGATTACCAATTCTATCTCAATGATTTCGAGAGTTCAGAGCGCCCTGCACAGATTTACAGCCAACACTTTGAACAGGCGATTACGATTTTGATTGATAATGCGGTCAAGTATTCTCCTGTTAACAAGGAAATCCAGGTTACAATTAAGGCTCTGGAAGATGAAATGTTGGTGCAAGTGCAAGATAATGGTGAAGGGATCTCTAAAGAAGATATTGAGCATATCTTTGAGCGCTTCTACCGTTCAGATAAGGCACGTAATCGTACAACAACGCAATCTGGTGTTGGTATTGGTTTGTCAATTCTTTACCAAATTGTGGAAGCTTATCGCTGCCGTATCGATGTTAGTTCTGAACTTGGTGTTGGAACACGTTTCGACCTTTACATTCCATTTGCAGATGGAGAAACGACGACACCTCAACTTGAGCTTTAA
- a CDS encoding DUF177 domain-containing protein, with amino-acid sequence MIYLSEVRKSPEGLAFNEAPSLLESIKERYDQVLNLEQIQASGQVAYDNGLYLLDYQLSYDITLPSSRSLEPVTLRFNYPVSETFIQEADAALQKELVEENLVLILDGDTINLDESILDNILLNIPLRVLTPEEESGQISLSGNDWEVLSEEDFAALQQEKKEASNPFAQLNGLFDEN; translated from the coding sequence ATGATTTACCTTTCAGAAGTTAGAAAGTCTCCAGAAGGGCTCGCCTTTAACGAAGCACCTTCTTTGTTGGAGTCTATTAAAGAACGCTATGATCAAGTTTTAAATCTTGAACAGATTCAAGCAAGTGGGCAGGTAGCCTATGACAATGGTTTGTACCTTTTGGATTATCAACTTAGCTATGATATTACCTTGCCATCTAGCCGTTCACTTGAACCTGTGACCCTTAGATTTAACTATCCGGTTTCAGAAACCTTTATACAAGAGGCAGATGCTGCTCTTCAAAAAGAATTAGTCGAAGAAAATCTAGTTCTTATCTTGGATGGGGATACTATTAATCTTGATGAGAGTATTCTAGATAATATTCTTCTTAATATTCCTTTGAGAGTACTAACACCTGAGGAAGAATCAGGACAAATTTCGCTCTCTGGGAATGACTGGGAAGTCTTATCAGAAGAGGACTTTGCCGCACTTCAACAGGAGAAAAAAGAGGCAAGTAATCCCTTTGCCCAATTGAACGGTCTCTTTGATGAAAATTAA
- the rsmG gene encoding 16S rRNA (guanine(527)-N(7))-methyltransferase RsmG, giving the protein MTPEDFYKALKELGFDLSQKQKDQFQRYFELLVEWNEKINLTAITERDEVYLKHFYDSLAPVLQGHIKNQTIRLLDIGAGAGFPSLPMKILCPELDVTIIDSLNKRINFLNLLADELELSGVHFYHGRAEDFGQDKAFRAQFDIVTARAVARMQVLSELTIPFLKVGGQLIALKATAADEELADAKNALNLLFAKPVLNENYKLPNGDGRNITIVDKKKETPNKYPRRAGMPNKKPL; this is encoded by the coding sequence ATGACACCTGAAGATTTTTACAAGGCTTTGAAAGAACTAGGGTTCGATCTCAGCCAAAAACAAAAAGACCAATTCCAACGCTACTTTGAGCTCTTGGTAGAATGGAACGAAAAGATCAATCTTACTGCAATCACAGAAAGAGACGAGGTCTACCTCAAACATTTCTACGATTCCCTAGCTCCTGTTCTCCAAGGACATATTAAAAATCAGACTATTCGACTTCTCGATATCGGAGCTGGAGCTGGATTTCCAAGTCTCCCTATGAAAATCCTTTGTCCTGAACTTGATGTGACTATCATTGACTCTCTTAATAAACGCATCAATTTCCTTAATCTCTTGGCCGATGAACTTGAGCTCAGCGGTGTTCACTTCTATCATGGACGGGCAGAAGATTTTGGACAAGACAAGGCCTTCCGTGCTCAGTTTGATATTGTAACTGCCCGTGCTGTTGCACGCATGCAGGTTCTCTCAGAATTGACCATTCCTTTCTTAAAGGTGGGTGGACAACTTATTGCACTTAAAGCTACAGCAGCTGACGAAGAGCTAGCCGATGCTAAAAATGCCTTGAACTTGCTTTTTGCCAAGCCTGTTCTCAACGAGAACTATAAACTGCCAAATGGGGATGGACGTAATATCACCATTGTCGATAAGAAAAAAGAAACCCCAAATAAGTACCCACGTCGTGCTGGGATGCCTAACAAGAAGCCGTTATAA
- the dnaI gene encoding primosomal protein DnaI: MERVGQTLNRTGHHGSGNATDLTKQILADPRVASFIQEHSLSQDEIKRSLPKFNQFLVECRKVKEGDASYIAKGYEPILTMNEGYADVTYKETRQLKEQQEQQAIAKRINLVSLPQSYRKITFADIALDDVARVDTFESLVDFVANYPSPDQKGLYIYGDMGVGKSFMLAAMAHELSETKKVATTIIHYPSFTIDVKNGIKDGSVKEQIDAVKQAEVLVLDDIGAEQFSSWIRDDVLQVILQHRMIEELPTFFTSNYSFADLEAKLSNGRQGDETWQAKRVMERIRFLAKEVHLKGVNRR, from the coding sequence ATGGAAAGAGTTGGACAAACCCTAAATCGAACGGGACATCATGGGTCTGGCAATGCAACAGATTTAACTAAGCAAATCTTGGCGGATCCGAGAGTGGCTAGCTTTATTCAAGAGCATAGTCTAAGCCAGGATGAAATTAAGCGTAGTCTACCTAAGTTTAATCAATTCCTAGTGGAATGCCGTAAGGTCAAAGAAGGTGATGCCTCTTATATTGCTAAAGGGTATGAGCCGATTCTGACCATGAATGAGGGCTACGCTGACGTAACCTATAAGGAAACGCGTCAACTTAAAGAGCAACAAGAACAGCAGGCTATTGCTAAACGGATTAATTTGGTGAGTCTGCCTCAGTCATATCGTAAGATTACCTTTGCGGACATTGCTCTAGATGATGTGGCTCGTGTTGATACTTTTGAGAGTCTTGTGGATTTTGTGGCGAATTACCCTAGTCCAGACCAGAAAGGCCTTTATATCTACGGAGACATGGGGGTTGGAAAATCCTTCATGTTGGCTGCTATGGCTCATGAACTTTCAGAGACCAAGAAGGTTGCTACGACCATTATTCATTACCCATCATTTACTATTGATGTAAAAAATGGAATCAAGGATGGTTCAGTCAAGGAACAAATTGATGCTGTCAAACAGGCGGAAGTTTTGGTTCTAGATGATATCGGTGCAGAACAATTCTCTTCTTGGATTAGAGATGATGTTTTGCAAGTTATCCTCCAGCATCGTATGATTGAGGAGCTGCCTACCTTCTTTACGTCTAACTATAGTTTTGCGGATCTAGAAGCGAAGCTATCCAATGGACGTCAAGGAGATGAGACTTGGCAGGCCAAACGTGTGATGGAGCGTATTCGTTTTCTTGCCAAAGAGGTTCACTTGAAGGGTGTTAATCGCCGTTAA
- the nrdR gene encoding transcriptional regulator NrdR: MRCPKCQHNKSSVIDSRQAEDGNTIRRRRECDSCHARFTTFERVEEVPLLVVKKDGTREQFSRDKIFNGILMSAQKRPVSSEDIENAITRIEQNIRRNHDGEVDSDVIGNLVMKELADLDEITYVRFASVYRSFKDVDEIEELLQEITKTVRAKKESKK, translated from the coding sequence ATGCGTTGTCCAAAATGTCAACACAATAAATCTAGTGTTATCGATAGTCGTCAGGCAGAGGATGGGAATACCATTCGTCGGCGTCGTGAGTGTGATTCTTGTCATGCTCGTTTTACAACATTTGAGCGTGTGGAAGAAGTTCCACTTTTGGTTGTCAAAAAAGACGGTACTCGTGAACAATTCTCTCGCGATAAGATTTTCAATGGTATCTTGATGAGTGCTCAGAAGCGTCCGGTTTCTAGTGAGGATATCGAAAATGCCATCACCCGTATTGAGCAAAACATTCGCCGTAACCATGATGGAGAGGTTGATAGTGATGTCATTGGGAATTTAGTGATGAAAGAACTCGCTGACCTTGATGAGATTACTTATGTACGTTTTGCCAGTGTCTACCGTTCTTTCAAAGATGTTGATGAGATTGAAGAGTTGCTTCAAGAAATCACCAAGACTGTACGTGCGAAAAAAGAGTCTAAAAAATGA
- a CDS encoding response regulator transcription factor: MSKRILIVEDEKNLARFVSLELQHEGYDVVTADNGREGLEMALEKDFDLILLDLMLPEMDGFEVTRRLQQEKDTYIMMMTARDSIMDIVAGLDRGADDYIVKPFAIEELLARIRATFRRQDIEAAKNAPAKASTYRDLKLDVQNRTVVRGDEAIPLTKREFDLLNTLLSNMNQVMTREELLLQVWKYDDAIETNVVDVYIRYLRGKIDVPGKESYIQTVRGMGYVIREK, translated from the coding sequence ATGAGCAAACGCATTTTGATTGTTGAAGATGAGAAAAACCTTGCTCGTTTTGTCTCTCTTGAACTTCAACACGAAGGATACGACGTTGTGACAGCAGACAACGGACGCGAAGGACTTGAAATGGCACTCGAGAAAGATTTCGATCTTATTCTCTTGGACCTTATGTTGCCTGAGATGGACGGTTTTGAAGTAACACGTCGTCTCCAACAAGAAAAAGATACTTATATTATGATGATGACAGCTCGCGATTCAATCATGGACATTGTTGCTGGTTTGGACCGCGGTGCTGATGACTATATTGTAAAACCATTTGCGATTGAAGAATTGTTGGCACGTATCCGTGCAACCTTCCGTCGCCAAGATATCGAAGCTGCTAAGAATGCACCAGCCAAAGCATCAACTTATCGTGATTTGAAATTGGATGTTCAAAACCGTACAGTTGTTCGTGGTGATGAAGCAATTCCATTGACAAAACGTGAGTTTGATTTGTTGAACACACTTTTGAGCAATATGAACCAAGTGATGACCCGTGAGGAACTCTTGCTTCAAGTTTGGAAATATGATGACGCCATCGAAACAAACGTGGTAGATGTTTATATTCGTTACTTGCGTGGAAAAATCGACGTTCCAGGTAAGGAATCATATATTCAAACAGTACGAGGAATGGGTTACGTTATCCGTGAAAAATGA
- a CDS encoding DnaD domain protein: MRPIEEFVYVGNQVIVPDQASLMRCYYPIIGGEGYALYQYFVAFYDNGNHRHKFAAILNHLNFGMQPLQEALAVLTAVDLLAFYQSPQGFYVIELKSPLSIEQFLKHAVYSSLLEQKISEPAVDALKPAGLQGLQDLSKRFSDVFTDERLAQKSVSEIKPKNSFDLSSFRNRMQADGLVFTDEKTDVPEIYKLSETHGMNWYDTYLLAKKTAVNHQIIVKRMQVQLEQAQAQTLGGDSALTETEKKILKAVRSEKPIDYLQSAKGPSGTVTNSEKQILTDLAQRGFMDEVINLMVAYSLGRTRSTNVNREYISKLANDFAFKKIITAEQGLLALRSGYDKKSQQAKAESKKKTNVPSWSNPDYDNQTSQADQAKLDEIRRRALAKLEKGKE; this comes from the coding sequence ATGAGACCTATTGAAGAATTTGTCTATGTTGGCAATCAGGTTATCGTTCCCGATCAGGCAAGTTTGATGCGTTGCTATTATCCCATTATTGGAGGTGAGGGATACGCTCTTTACCAGTATTTCGTGGCTTTTTATGACAATGGTAATCACCGCCATAAGTTTGCGGCTATTCTGAATCACCTTAACTTTGGAATGCAACCCCTTCAGGAAGCACTGGCGGTTCTGACAGCAGTAGATCTCTTGGCCTTTTACCAGTCACCTCAAGGGTTTTATGTTATAGAGCTTAAGTCTCCCTTATCAATTGAGCAGTTTCTAAAACATGCCGTTTATAGTTCACTTCTCGAGCAAAAGATTAGTGAACCAGCAGTAGACGCTTTGAAACCGGCAGGTCTACAAGGCTTGCAAGATTTATCTAAACGTTTTTCGGATGTCTTTACCGATGAGCGTTTGGCTCAAAAGTCTGTGTCTGAAATCAAGCCCAAAAATTCATTTGATTTAAGCAGTTTCAGGAATCGTATGCAGGCTGACGGACTTGTATTTACAGATGAAAAGACAGATGTGCCAGAAATCTATAAATTGTCTGAAACTCATGGCATGAATTGGTATGACACCTATCTATTAGCGAAAAAGACAGCCGTGAACCACCAGATTATTGTCAAGCGTATGCAGGTGCAATTAGAGCAGGCCCAAGCTCAAACATTGGGTGGTGATTCTGCTTTGACGGAGACGGAGAAAAAGATTCTTAAAGCGGTTAGGTCCGAAAAGCCTATAGATTACTTGCAAAGTGCTAAAGGCCCAAGCGGGACTGTGACTAATTCTGAGAAGCAGATTCTCACGGATTTGGCACAAAGAGGCTTTATGGATGAGGTCATTAACCTCATGGTTGCCTATAGTTTGGGACGGACACGTTCAACGAATGTGAACCGAGAGTATATCTCTAAACTTGCCAACGATTTTGCCTTTAAGAAGATTATCACTGCAGAACAAGGGCTTTTAGCCTTGCGTAGTGGTTACGATAAGAAATCACAGCAAGCAAAAGCTGAATCTAAGAAGAAAACAAATGTGCCAAGCTGGAGTAATCCTGATTACGATAATCAGACCAGTCAGGCTGATCAGGCCAAGTTGGACGAGATTAGACGTCGGGCTTTGGCCAAACTAGAAAAAGGAAAGGAGTAG